The following are encoded together in the Takifugu flavidus isolate HTHZ2018 chromosome 22, ASM371156v2, whole genome shotgun sequence genome:
- the LOC130519376 gene encoding uncharacterized protein LOC130519376, whose translation MQKQVAFFPGKLQVVFLKGPLGFLLQEPSDEAKRNDVGYTVYLIKNVQSEEAAGLCMADSHSKDSLQSYVSYALSFQEIQALLTYDGGRGDGVTASSEDDQLAGFGARAKSTWKEIWDSGGDGYADFVIGKRCVPGTRMSRLQQNLLKRQQSTTSSTPAEHPMKAPAEPLAMEEDVEMEREMLSIHNSDLQVQSYAMPVAAAALPTPLMLDSIEKIVQGILEMQQQQQTKLPHKLQLFSRQRGDVPCSKSQFP comes from the exons atgcagaagcaagtCGCCTTTTTTCCTGGGAAACTTCAGGTCGTGTTCctcaaggggcctcttgggtttctcctccaggagccatctgatgaagccaaacgg aatgacgtaggatacacCGTGTATCTTATCAAGAatgtgcagagcgaggaggcagcaggtctctgtatggctgacagccacagtaaggacagcctccagtcatatgtgagttatgccctcagtttccaagaaatccaggctcttcTCACTTATGACggcggaagaggggatggagtgactgcttcatctgaagacgaccagttggctggatttggtgcccgagccaagagcacgtggaaggagatctgggacagcggaggtgatggctatgctgattttgtcataggcaagcgctgcgttccaggtacacgaatgtccaggttgcagcagaacctgctgaagaggcagcagtccaccacatcttccacacctgctgagcatcccatgaaggccccagctgagcccctgg ccatggaggaggacgtagagatggaaagggagatgctgagcatccataactctgatctgcaagtccagagct atgctatgccagtagcagcagccgccctgcccacgcctctgatgctggactccattgaaaaaattgtgcaggggaTTCtagagatgcagcagcagcagcagacaaaacttccccacaagctccagctcttttcccgccagagaggtgacgttccatgttccaaaagccaatttccataa
- the tspan9b gene encoding tetraspanin-9, whose protein sequence is MAVNNCVKYLLFFFNLLFWISGCIILGVAIYLKVNKDGHSIATEALPGVDLMIAIGVIILVLGFLGCCGAIRENRCMLLLFFISLLIIFILLVAAGIVGAVGESKVQDLLKKHLEDKFVPLSDKSESVKQDLENLQRELKCCGLFKGPADWTKIPDSCRCNATEPDCSSSKLYSTNCYDKSVEWMRNNLEVVLGIAFAIAILLIFGMVMAMMLYCQIGRKDGATTA, encoded by the exons ATCAGTGGTTGCATCATTCTGGGCGTCGCCATCTACCTGAAGGTCAACAAAGATGGACACTCG ATTGCAACTGAAGCTCTGCCGGGCGTCGACCTGATGATCGCCATCGGCGTCATCATCTTGGTACTGGGCTTCCTGGGCTGCTGCGGCGCCATCAGAGAGAACCgctgcatgctgctgctg TTCTTCATCAGCcttctcatcatcttcatcctcctggtGGCGGCGGGCATCGTGGGAGCCGTTGGCGAGAGCAAG GTGCAGGACTTGTTGAAGAAACATCTGGAGGACAAGTTCGTCCCTCTGTCAGACAAGTCCGAAAGCGTGAAGCAGGACCTGGAGAACCTGCAGCGTGAG CTCAAGTGCTGCGGTCTCTTCAAGGGTCCAGCCGACTGGACCAAAATCCCCGACTCCTGCCGCTGCAACGCCACGGAGCCGGACTGCTCCAGCTCCAAGCTTTATTCCACG AACTGCTACGATAAGAGCGTGGAATGGATGAGGAACAAtctggaggtggtgctgggCATCGCCTTCGCCATCGCCATCCTGCTG attttCGGGATGGTCATGGCCATGATGCTCTACTGTCAGATTGGCCGGAAGGATGGCGCCACCACAGCCTGA